A section of the Oncorhynchus gorbuscha isolate QuinsamMale2020 ecotype Even-year linkage group LG06, OgorEven_v1.0, whole genome shotgun sequence genome encodes:
- the LOC124038507 gene encoding C-Jun-amino-terminal kinase-interacting protein 4-like isoform X2, whose product MSPGRILLFVFGFVGGAVVINSAVLVSLSVLLLVHYSVSTGLPALPALPRPNRKERPISMGLFQLPGSDLTPDPQRETVETPSEPWRYNDLSHPHSNISLKLGAPDSPSRWQRRSANQQAKQNQDEMSNANRGGSKSNPPMSPKGGSKLGNPMSSQGAGSKMSSQQGSSKSATLMSSQEESKFSTPISSQGVDSKSVTPMSTQSGGSKSDSPMSSQGGGSMSATPMSTSASDVAMASVGTPHQEELEELSEGLNRNLDRSDRKPENISSKNTTVQEAQDSELRGAGVRGGSGPLTDAADDNTESSEVQSIIESTPELDMDLSGYKDASTPSKGVGIENMAFDRNTESLFAELSSAGPDMEVDIADMDEGADLLGMGREVEHLIHENTQLLETKNALNVVKNDLIARVDELSCEKEVLQGELEAVTQAKTRLEEKNKELEEELRRVRVAEEDKVKTKSEEDADVPTAQRKRFTRVEMARVLMERNQYKERLMELQEAVRWTEMIRASRENPAAADKKKSSIWQLSFSRLFSSSGGAAKKPAEAAPVNVKYNAPSSQVQPSVKKRSAALQQLPSDKSKAFDFLNEESEAGNMVSRREQKRAQYRQVKAHVEKEEDGRVQAYGWSLPQKFKVANGGQTSENKMKNLPVPVYLRPLDEKDATMKLWCAVGVNLSGGKTRDGGSIVGASVFYSDLTSSGPESRCRKTGSQSSLDKLDQDLKEQEKELHHQEELSSLVWICTSTQATTKVIVIDANQPGNALENFLVCNSHVLCMASVPGARETDYPAGEELPHNPEAGSGAEGGTLEASITSSGSGGEAGVLAGINVVGCSTEGAVATPQTASPENETDTDFKAAEEATEATEASAGPAGPEHDLSQRGVYTEHVFTDPLGVQSTIPGKSPANYTQRESDLVKDGVSSNPNPEEQDLMREEAQKMSSVLPTMWLGAQNGCVYVHSSVAQWRKCLHSIKLKDSVLGIVHVKGRVLVSLADGTLAIFHRGVDGQWDLTNYHLLDLGRPHHSIRCMTVVHDKVWCGFRNKIYVVQPKAMKIEKSFDAHPRKESQVRQLAWDGDGIWVSIRLDSTLRLFHAHTHQHLQDVDIEPYVSKMLGTGKLGFSFVRITALMVSCNRLWVGTGNGVIISIPLTDTNKVTEGPGKPGGTIRVYGDENSDKVTAGTSVPFCSMAHAQLCFHGHRDAVKFFTAVPGQVIPSGAGGAAEVGSDKLVEEHPQQQQERSVLVLSGGEGYIDFRMGDEAGETEEPLDEHTLKLQPFLAKAERSHLIIWQVMGSQA is encoded by the exons GAAGGAACGTCCCATCTCCATGGGGTTATTCCAGTTACCAGGAAGTGATTTGACCCCTGACCCACAGAGGGAAACCGTGGAAACGCCATCTGAACCCTGGAGATATAACGACCTGAGCCACCCTCACTCCAACATCAGCCTTAAG TTGGGGGCGCCAGACTCCCCAAGCAGATGGCAGAGGCGTTCGGCCAATCAGCAGGCTAAACAGAACCAG GATGAGATGTCAAATGCTAACCGTGGAGGCTCCAAGTCCAACCCACCTATGTCTCCTAAAGGGGGCTCCAAGTTGGGGAACCCCATGTCCAGCCAAGGAGCAGGCTCCAAAATGTCCTCGCAGCAAGGTAGCTCTAAATCGGCCACCCTGATGTCTTCTCAAGAAGAGTCCAAATTCAGTACCCCTATTTCATCTCAAGGGGTGGACTCAAAGTCTGTTACCCCAATGTCCACGCAAAGCGGCGGCTCCAAATCTGACTCCCCAATGTCCAGTCAAGGGGGCGGGTCTATGTCGGCCACTCCCATGTCTACTTCTGCGTCTGATGTTGCCATGGCATCTGTGGGCACACCCCACCAGGAAGAGTTAGAGGAACTGAGCGAGGGTCTAAACAGGAACCTGGACAGAAGCGACAGGAAGCCCGAGAACATCAGCAGTAAGAACACCACAGTACAGGAGGCACAGGACTCCGAGCTGAGAGGAGCAGGAGTCAGAGGAGGGTCAGGACCtctcacag ACGCAGCAGATGATAACACTGAGTCATCAGAGGTGCAGTCCATCATAGAGTCCACTCCTGAACTGGACATGGACCTCAGTGGCTACAAAGATGCCAG tactCCTTCTAAAGGAGTAGGTATAGAAAACATGGCGTTCGACAGGAACACAGAGTCTTTGTTTGCGGAGCTGTCCTCGGCAGGACCCGACATGGAAGTAGACATAGCAGACATGGACGAGGGGGCCGACCTGCTCG GTATGGGTCGTGAAGTGGAGCACCTCATCCATGAGAACACTCAGCTGCTGGAGACCAA AAATGCGTTGAATGTGGTGAAGAATGACCTGATAGCGCGTGTAGATGAGCTGTCGTGTGAGAAGGAGGTGTTGCAGGGAGAGCTGGAGGCTGTGACTCAGGCCAAGACTAGACTGGAGGAGAAGAACAAGGAGCTAGAGGAGGAACTCAGGAG GGTTCGGGTGGCAGAGGAAGACAAAGTGAAGACCAAGAGTGAGGAagat GCGGATGTTCCCACGGCTCAGAGGAAGAGGTTCACCAGGGTAGAGATGGCCAGAGTCCTCATGGAGAGGAACCAGTAcaaggagagactgatggagctACAGGAAGCTGTACGATGGACAGAGATGATAcg AGCATCTAGAGAGAACCCTGCCGCCGCAGACAAGAAGAAATCAAGCATCTGGCAGTTG aGTTTCAGCCGGTTGTTCAGTTCAAGTGGTGGAGCAGCTAAGAAGCCGGCGGAGGCGGCTCCAGTCAATGTAAAGTACAACGCCCCCTCGTCCCAGGTCCAGCCCTCCGTGAAGAAGAGGAGCGCAGCGCTGCAACAGCTACCCAGTGACAAGAGCAAGGCCTTCGACTTCCTCAATGAGGA gtctgaggcaggcaacATGGTGTCTCGTAGGGAGCAGAAGAGAGCCCAGTACAGACAGGTGAAAGCCCATGTTGAGAAGGAAGAGGACGGCCGGGTACAAGCCTATGGGTGGAGCCTGCCACAGAAATTCAAG GTGGCCAACGGTGGTCAGACGTCCGAGAACAAGATGAAGAATCTACCTGTACCGGTCTACCTCCGACCACTGGATGAGAAAGATGCTACCATGAAG CTGTGGTGTGCTGTAGGTGTGAACCTGTCAGGGGGTAAGACTCGTGACGGGGGGTCAATAGTAGGAGCCAGTGTGTTCTACAGTGACCTGACCAGCTCTGGTCCTGAGAGCCGTTGCAGGAAGACAGGATCACAGAGCAGTCTGGACAAACTGGACCAGGACCTGAAG GAGCAGGAGAAGGAGCTGCATCACCAGGAGGAGCTGTCCTCTCTGGTCTGGATCTGTACCAGTACTCAGGCCACCACGAAGGTCATCGTCATCGACGCCAACCAGCCTGGGAACGCCCTGGAGAACTTCTTAGTCTGTAACTCCCACGTCCTCTGCATGGCCAGCGTGCcag GTGCCAGAGAGACTGACTACCCGGCAGGGGAGGAGTTACCCCATAACCCGGAGGCGGGGTCAGGTGCTGAGGGCGGGACTCTCGAAGCCAGCATAACCAGTAGTGGCTCAGGGGGCGAAGCTGGAGTGCTGGCAGGGATCAATGTGGTTGGCTGCTCTACTGAGGGGGCGGTGGCTACCCCCCAGACAGCAAGCCCAGAGAATGAGACCGACACAG ACTTCAAGGCTGCAGAGGAGGCTACTGAAGCTACAGAGGCCAGTGCAGGTCCCGCAGGTCCGGAGCATGACTTAAGTCAGAGGGGAGTCTACACTGAACATGTCTTCACTGACCCTCTGGGTGTTCAGAGTACTATCCCTGGGAAGTCGCCAGCCAACTACACACAGAG GGAGTCTGATCTGGTAAAGGATGGTGTgagctccaaccctaacccagagGAACAGGACCTGATGAGAGAAGAAGCCCAGAAGATGAGCAGTGTTTTACCCACCATGTGGCTGGGGGCACAGAACGGATG tgtgtacgTGCACTCGTCAGTGGCCCAGTGGAGGAAGTGTCTCCACTCTATAAAGCTGAAGGACTCTGTCCTGGGCATCGTCCATGTGAAGGGGAGAGTGTTGGTGTCTCTGGCTGATGGAACACTGGCCATCTTCCACAGAGGAGTGG ATGGTCAGTGGGATCTGACCAACTATCACCTGTTAGACCTGGGCAGACCCCACCACTCTATCCGCTGTATGACCGTGGTTCACGACAAGGTCTGGTGTGGCTTCAGGAACAAGATCTACGTTGTCCAGCCCAAAGCGATGAAGATAGAG AAGTCATTTGATGCCCACCCCCGTAAGGAGAGCCAGGTGAGACAGCTGGCGTGGGATGGAGATGGTATCTGGGTGTCGATccgactggactctactctgcgACTGTTCCAcgcccacacacaccaacacttgcAGGATGTCGACATAGAACCCTACGTCAGCAAGATGCTCG GTACGGGGAAGCTGGGCTTCTCGTTTGTCAGGATCACAGCTCTCATGGTGTCCTGTAACCGTCTCTGGGTCGGCACTGGCAATGGAGTCATCATCTCTATACCTCTCACTGACA CCAATAAGGTGACGGAGGGGCCAGGTAAACCTGGTGGAACAATCCGTGTGTATGGTGATGAGAACAGTGACAAGGTGACAGCTGGAACCTCTGTACCCTTCTGCTCCATGGCTCACGCTCAGCTCTGTTTCCATGGTCACCGAGATGCTGTGAAGTTCTTCACGGCTGTCCCAG GTCAGGTGATCCCGTCAGGTGCTGGCGGAGCAGCAGAAGTGGGGAGTGACAAGTTGGTAGAGGAGCACCCTCAACAACAGCAGGAAAGGTCTGTTCTAGTGTTGAGTGGTGGAGAGGGATACATTGACTTCAGGATGG gtgaCGAGGCTGGGGAAACTGAGGAGCCACTGGATGAGCACACTCTGAAGCTGCAGCCTTTCCTGGCTAAAGCTGAGAGGAGTCACCTGATCATCTGGCAGGTCATGGGCAGTCAGGCCTGA
- the LOC124038507 gene encoding C-Jun-amino-terminal kinase-interacting protein 4-like isoform X5, producing the protein MSPGRILLFVFGFVGGAVVINSAVLVSLSVLLLVHYSVSTGLPALPALPRPNRKERPISMGLFQLPGSDLTPDPQRETVETPSEPWRYNDLSHPHSNISLKDEMSNANRGGSKSNPPMSPKGGSKLGNPMSSQGAGSKMSSQQGSSKSATLMSSQEESKFSTPISSQGVDSKSVTPMSTQSGGSKSDSPMSSQGGGSMSATPMSTSASDVAMASVGTPHQEELEELSEGLNRNLDRSDRKPENISSKNTTVQEAQDSELRGAGVRGGSGPLTDAADDNTESSEVQSIIESTPELDMDLSGYKDASTPSKGVGIENMAFDRNTESLFAELSSAGPDMEVDIADMDEGADLLGMGREVEHLIHENTQLLETKNALNVVKNDLIARVDELSCEKEVLQGELEAVTQAKTRLEEKNKELEEELRRVRVAEEDKVKTKSEEDADVPTAQRKRFTRVEMARVLMERNQYKERLMELQEAVRWTEMIRASRENPAAADKKKSSIWQFFSRLFSSSGGAAKKPAEAAPVNVKYNAPSSQVQPSVKKRSAALQQLPSDKSKAFDFLNEESEAGNMVSRREQKRAQYRQVKAHVEKEEDGRVQAYGWSLPQKFKVANGGQTSENKMKNLPVPVYLRPLDEKDATMKLWCAVGVNLSGGKTRDGGSIVGASVFYSDLTSSGPESRCRKTGSQSSLDKLDQDLKEQEKELHHQEELSSLVWICTSTQATTKVIVIDANQPGNALENFLVCNSHVLCMASVPGARETDYPAGEELPHNPEAGSGAEGGTLEASITSSGSGGEAGVLAGINVVGCSTEGAVATPQTASPENETDTDFKAAEEATEATEASAGPAGPEHDLSQRGVYTEHVFTDPLGVQSTIPGKSPANYTQRESDLVKDGVSSNPNPEEQDLMREEAQKMSSVLPTMWLGAQNGCVYVHSSVAQWRKCLHSIKLKDSVLGIVHVKGRVLVSLADGTLAIFHRGVDGQWDLTNYHLLDLGRPHHSIRCMTVVHDKVWCGFRNKIYVVQPKAMKIEKSFDAHPRKESQVRQLAWDGDGIWVSIRLDSTLRLFHAHTHQHLQDVDIEPYVSKMLGTGKLGFSFVRITALMVSCNRLWVGTGNGVIISIPLTDTNKVTEGPGKPGGTIRVYGDENSDKVTAGTSVPFCSMAHAQLCFHGHRDAVKFFTAVPGQVIPSGAGGAAEVGSDKLVEEHPQQQQERSVLVLSGGEGYIDFRMGDEAGETEEPLDEHTLKLQPFLAKAERSHLIIWQVMGSQA; encoded by the exons GAAGGAACGTCCCATCTCCATGGGGTTATTCCAGTTACCAGGAAGTGATTTGACCCCTGACCCACAGAGGGAAACCGTGGAAACGCCATCTGAACCCTGGAGATATAACGACCTGAGCCACCCTCACTCCAACATCAGCCTTAAG GATGAGATGTCAAATGCTAACCGTGGAGGCTCCAAGTCCAACCCACCTATGTCTCCTAAAGGGGGCTCCAAGTTGGGGAACCCCATGTCCAGCCAAGGAGCAGGCTCCAAAATGTCCTCGCAGCAAGGTAGCTCTAAATCGGCCACCCTGATGTCTTCTCAAGAAGAGTCCAAATTCAGTACCCCTATTTCATCTCAAGGGGTGGACTCAAAGTCTGTTACCCCAATGTCCACGCAAAGCGGCGGCTCCAAATCTGACTCCCCAATGTCCAGTCAAGGGGGCGGGTCTATGTCGGCCACTCCCATGTCTACTTCTGCGTCTGATGTTGCCATGGCATCTGTGGGCACACCCCACCAGGAAGAGTTAGAGGAACTGAGCGAGGGTCTAAACAGGAACCTGGACAGAAGCGACAGGAAGCCCGAGAACATCAGCAGTAAGAACACCACAGTACAGGAGGCACAGGACTCCGAGCTGAGAGGAGCAGGAGTCAGAGGAGGGTCAGGACCtctcacag ACGCAGCAGATGATAACACTGAGTCATCAGAGGTGCAGTCCATCATAGAGTCCACTCCTGAACTGGACATGGACCTCAGTGGCTACAAAGATGCCAG tactCCTTCTAAAGGAGTAGGTATAGAAAACATGGCGTTCGACAGGAACACAGAGTCTTTGTTTGCGGAGCTGTCCTCGGCAGGACCCGACATGGAAGTAGACATAGCAGACATGGACGAGGGGGCCGACCTGCTCG GTATGGGTCGTGAAGTGGAGCACCTCATCCATGAGAACACTCAGCTGCTGGAGACCAA AAATGCGTTGAATGTGGTGAAGAATGACCTGATAGCGCGTGTAGATGAGCTGTCGTGTGAGAAGGAGGTGTTGCAGGGAGAGCTGGAGGCTGTGACTCAGGCCAAGACTAGACTGGAGGAGAAGAACAAGGAGCTAGAGGAGGAACTCAGGAG GGTTCGGGTGGCAGAGGAAGACAAAGTGAAGACCAAGAGTGAGGAagat GCGGATGTTCCCACGGCTCAGAGGAAGAGGTTCACCAGGGTAGAGATGGCCAGAGTCCTCATGGAGAGGAACCAGTAcaaggagagactgatggagctACAGGAAGCTGTACGATGGACAGAGATGATAcg AGCATCTAGAGAGAACCCTGCCGCCGCAGACAAGAAGAAATCAAGCATCTGGCAGTT TTTCAGCCGGTTGTTCAGTTCAAGTGGTGGAGCAGCTAAGAAGCCGGCGGAGGCGGCTCCAGTCAATGTAAAGTACAACGCCCCCTCGTCCCAGGTCCAGCCCTCCGTGAAGAAGAGGAGCGCAGCGCTGCAACAGCTACCCAGTGACAAGAGCAAGGCCTTCGACTTCCTCAATGAGGA gtctgaggcaggcaacATGGTGTCTCGTAGGGAGCAGAAGAGAGCCCAGTACAGACAGGTGAAAGCCCATGTTGAGAAGGAAGAGGACGGCCGGGTACAAGCCTATGGGTGGAGCCTGCCACAGAAATTCAAG GTGGCCAACGGTGGTCAGACGTCCGAGAACAAGATGAAGAATCTACCTGTACCGGTCTACCTCCGACCACTGGATGAGAAAGATGCTACCATGAAG CTGTGGTGTGCTGTAGGTGTGAACCTGTCAGGGGGTAAGACTCGTGACGGGGGGTCAATAGTAGGAGCCAGTGTGTTCTACAGTGACCTGACCAGCTCTGGTCCTGAGAGCCGTTGCAGGAAGACAGGATCACAGAGCAGTCTGGACAAACTGGACCAGGACCTGAAG GAGCAGGAGAAGGAGCTGCATCACCAGGAGGAGCTGTCCTCTCTGGTCTGGATCTGTACCAGTACTCAGGCCACCACGAAGGTCATCGTCATCGACGCCAACCAGCCTGGGAACGCCCTGGAGAACTTCTTAGTCTGTAACTCCCACGTCCTCTGCATGGCCAGCGTGCcag GTGCCAGAGAGACTGACTACCCGGCAGGGGAGGAGTTACCCCATAACCCGGAGGCGGGGTCAGGTGCTGAGGGCGGGACTCTCGAAGCCAGCATAACCAGTAGTGGCTCAGGGGGCGAAGCTGGAGTGCTGGCAGGGATCAATGTGGTTGGCTGCTCTACTGAGGGGGCGGTGGCTACCCCCCAGACAGCAAGCCCAGAGAATGAGACCGACACAG ACTTCAAGGCTGCAGAGGAGGCTACTGAAGCTACAGAGGCCAGTGCAGGTCCCGCAGGTCCGGAGCATGACTTAAGTCAGAGGGGAGTCTACACTGAACATGTCTTCACTGACCCTCTGGGTGTTCAGAGTACTATCCCTGGGAAGTCGCCAGCCAACTACACACAGAG GGAGTCTGATCTGGTAAAGGATGGTGTgagctccaaccctaacccagagGAACAGGACCTGATGAGAGAAGAAGCCCAGAAGATGAGCAGTGTTTTACCCACCATGTGGCTGGGGGCACAGAACGGATG tgtgtacgTGCACTCGTCAGTGGCCCAGTGGAGGAAGTGTCTCCACTCTATAAAGCTGAAGGACTCTGTCCTGGGCATCGTCCATGTGAAGGGGAGAGTGTTGGTGTCTCTGGCTGATGGAACACTGGCCATCTTCCACAGAGGAGTGG ATGGTCAGTGGGATCTGACCAACTATCACCTGTTAGACCTGGGCAGACCCCACCACTCTATCCGCTGTATGACCGTGGTTCACGACAAGGTCTGGTGTGGCTTCAGGAACAAGATCTACGTTGTCCAGCCCAAAGCGATGAAGATAGAG AAGTCATTTGATGCCCACCCCCGTAAGGAGAGCCAGGTGAGACAGCTGGCGTGGGATGGAGATGGTATCTGGGTGTCGATccgactggactctactctgcgACTGTTCCAcgcccacacacaccaacacttgcAGGATGTCGACATAGAACCCTACGTCAGCAAGATGCTCG GTACGGGGAAGCTGGGCTTCTCGTTTGTCAGGATCACAGCTCTCATGGTGTCCTGTAACCGTCTCTGGGTCGGCACTGGCAATGGAGTCATCATCTCTATACCTCTCACTGACA CCAATAAGGTGACGGAGGGGCCAGGTAAACCTGGTGGAACAATCCGTGTGTATGGTGATGAGAACAGTGACAAGGTGACAGCTGGAACCTCTGTACCCTTCTGCTCCATGGCTCACGCTCAGCTCTGTTTCCATGGTCACCGAGATGCTGTGAAGTTCTTCACGGCTGTCCCAG GTCAGGTGATCCCGTCAGGTGCTGGCGGAGCAGCAGAAGTGGGGAGTGACAAGTTGGTAGAGGAGCACCCTCAACAACAGCAGGAAAGGTCTGTTCTAGTGTTGAGTGGTGGAGAGGGATACATTGACTTCAGGATGG gtgaCGAGGCTGGGGAAACTGAGGAGCCACTGGATGAGCACACTCTGAAGCTGCAGCCTTTCCTGGCTAAAGCTGAGAGGAGTCACCTGATCATCTGGCAGGTCATGGGCAGTCAGGCCTGA